The Sus scrofa isolate TJ Tabasco breed Duroc chromosome 4, Sscrofa11.1, whole genome shotgun sequence genomic sequence GAgggaattaaatgagaaagtATTTATAAAGTACCAGACATATATGCGTAGTAAATGGCTGCTACTGTTATTGACGTTGCTGCCGTCGGTGCCATTAGTAATAATGTGCTATTAATGCACTCATAGAGCACCTTCTAAAACTTGTACACGTTCCTGGCCACACTAGGAAACTCCCCTGAAGTTAGCGGAGCCAGGGCAGGAAGCCGCAGGACACTGCCTTCTAATTAGGCTCCATATTTGGACACTGGATAAATCAAGCAGGCATGTGCTTGTGGGTCCAAGACAGGAGCATTGCAGTCGTTTGcaaagaatttgattttttcaaaCATGGTAGTCATCCGAGAAAATAAACAGCTGTTGGCCTTTCTTATGCTTATTTTATGGCtcttaattgtttttgtttttacatgagGTAGGGATACTGCTTTAGTGGGTAGGCTCTCATATCTTAATCTGGCCCTGGATACCAACAAAATGTGGGAGAAAAAGCACGGGCTTAGTAATAACTCACACAAGATGGACTTGGATGCTGGCTCCGCTGCTTGCTAGATACAGGGTCTTCGGCAATCATTCAACCCCACAGAGCCTCTTTATCCTCATTCCTAAAATGGGAGAAGAGTCATTCTTCCCTCTCATGGTTGTTACCTGGCTTAAAATGAGTCACTATAATTAAAGCATTGGTGCTCTGATCTGCAGTCTTTCCAAATGACTCTAATTAATAGCGGTTATCAGTGTCATTGATGCAAGGTTTAACATATGCCAAgtcaggcactgtgttaagcTCTTTACCTGCATTATATATCATTTAGTCCCTTCAGGGGCCTTCTGAAGGAGCTGCTAAGATTAgcatctctattttacagatgaaaaaaatcatggaatagAGAAGTTAGGAAACCTGTCCAAGCTCCTATATCCAGtgagtggtggagctgggacttgaacccagacaGCCTGACACCTGTTCTCAAATGCTGTCCTCTGCTGCTGCTTTCctatattgtttttttatttagccTGACCCGGCGTCCTTTCTAATTCTTCTTACAGGAGTAACTTATCCCCAACCCTGCCTTCTTCTCTGGGAAGAAGGGCACCCATGGGCACCACCCCAGGTTCCACGGGTGCAGACTGAAGCCTGTGTGTTGCCTTTAAGCTCTGTGCTGTGGGGTCCAGCTGGACCGCTGGGTTCCAGCGATGCTGATGATGCTCTCTGTGCTTCAGACAGAACTTATCTTACTGAGTCATTGCAAAGGAAAGTTCATTTTCCAGGTTTATCCAGTGGAGTTGGGTATCCCGAAATCATACTGTCTGTAAAGAATCCTTGCTTTGTGTTACCTATAACCCCAGTTTCCAAGTGATTCCTGCTTCTCCTGCGGAGGGTATTTGAATAGTGCCCACCCCGTGCGAAAGCAGAATGGCTCCAATTTCAGCTTGCTCCCCTTTGACAGCTCCACTTTTCCCAGGCAGACCAGTGCTGTGATAGTAATCAGCCCTCCTGAGCTGGAGAATTCATTTTCAGCAAATGGCTGGGGCATCCCACTTGAAAGAGGTTTGATGGAATCTTAGAAGCCAATAGAATCCTTAAAACCTGTGCCTGGTTAAATTAACAGAATTCTCTATCAGTAGATAGCTACCTCTACCCATCTCCTAGAGCCCTTTCGCCCTCAACAAACCAGACAAGAGCCCCTGGTGGTGAAGAAGCCTGGAGAGTCCTATCAGGCCAGACAGTGGTTACTAGAACACAGCTCCTTAAGCCCATATTTGTTTGCAAGTTCGAATACCGATTTCCTTTTGAAAGAAGCAATATTTATGTGCTGTTGCTtggaaattaaatttcattttgtcgCTTGTAACCATCATATACTCATCTaacaaataagtatttattgattgCTTTCTGGGTGCAAAGCAATGGCTTGGTTCCCGTGGTTTTTTAAATTCTCACTGGCTTTTATTCCTCCTCTTGACTTGCTACAGGGAGGGGGATCTCATCAACATTATACTCATTCTATCTGCCACATCCTTAACGTAACCTTAAATGAGCCAGAGCCCACAGTGGGTCCCCAGGGCACGCCACAGCTGCCTACTCTTCATCATTAAGTTTTCTAAGAGAGAGTTCAACAAATGCTCCACCTGTGGGCTCAAGACcaacacattaaaattaattcagtaaCACGATTACCGAACTAAGATATGTCATTACCTTTTCATTCTCCCCATAAACTGTGCTAATcatgtattttttctaaaatgtaatttttcaatTCAACTCTAATGGAACtttataaattacaaatttaCCCTCGCTCCAACATAGTTACATTTGTTCTGTGATTTTATTGCAAATCATagtgttttcattccttttttttttaaggtcttttttcttcccttcctcttttgttctcttctcttgtgatttgctgactatcTTTAGCATTGTGTTTggttggctttttcttttttatgtgtgtgtccattGTAGTTTCTTGGTGCGTGGTTCCCATGAGATTTTGATATAACCCTATGTATGTGTACAGAATTATTTTTGGCtcctggtctcttaatttcaaatgcattttcagtgttctatatttgtcctttcctcttctcatgcttgctagttttgatgcCATATTTGTCGATGGGTGCTTCCCtgcttttatattatctttgcctttaccagtgagctttctcatttgtttcttctttctaattgtggccttttcttttctgcctagggaaGTTTCTATATAGGTGTTGTATAGACTGCATTACAGACTATGAAAGGATATAATGGGAAGTGAGGCTGGGAAGGTAGCCATAAGGCTGACATCCATGGGCATTTCCTGTGTGCTTTGCAGTATCTAACGTTGAAGGCCATGCTGTTAGTCTGAGGTTTACTTCACAGCCTTGGGATCCATGGAAGATTAGGGATTAGAAAACTGACATACTCAGATTGTACTTTAAAGTCTACCTGTAAGATTAATGCATGGAAAACAGATTAGATGGAGGCAAAGATCAGAGGCAGGAATGCCAGTATGGAAGCTGAGAAGTGCTCCAGCACCCATCATGTTGGACTTTTCTGGCTGTAAGAAAGAGAGGTTTGTGCAGACCATGACAATATAAAGTGTTTGTTTAAAGGATACTCAGAGGTTgtctacagatgtgataaattcattttagtaataaaaaaaaagttaaaaaaaaaaaggatactcaGAGTTTGGGTCAGGAACTAGACCCGAAAACCCTCAGGATCTAAGACAGCTCTGGGAATGGGGGATTCTCTTCATCTTTTCCTCTCACGGTCTCTCCCTCACACTTTGAGTCTGCTCCACTCTCCTCTTGGGCTCAAGGACCCAAGACCCTCTCCTTAGCTTCACACTGAAACCACAGAAGGAGGCTCTCAAGGAGATTCAGTTCATTAAATCACCCTGTAGGCATCCCCAGTCAGCAGCCTCCTGTATAGAAAGGAGAGCTGATCAGTCCTTTACAGACTGAGTGGGCTATGGGCTGGGCAAGTGGGGAAGAGGCAGTGGACATGGCTGTCACCCTAATTAATACTTCTGATGTGTTTGGAGGGAAGCGTGTGCTTCTAAGACCAAAAGTCTGTTTCATTAAGTACCATTCTTCATTATGCCATACATAGCTAGCACTCTAGCCTTGACCAAGTCACTTCTACTCTCTATGCCTTCATCATTCAAACGGAGACAAGAGTCAAAAGAACTTTAGAATTCTGCATGCTTCAGAATGATTAGCCACATTTAGTTAACATGAGGTTTCATTTCTGTGCCACATTTGGTTAGAATAACAGTACCTTATATGTATAATTAGTTTGTAAATCAAGTTCACAGCCATTGGATTTGTCCTTCACAGGAGCTGTTTAAGGTAGGTAAGCCAGACAGCATTACTGCCATTTTACTGAGATGCAGAGATTCATTCAAGGTCACAAAGCTCTGAAGTgacaaagccaggatttgaattctCATCTTCAAACCCAAAGTCCAGTATGTTCGTTCTTCTTTTGTTTGGTCTCAAGGATGGTGTTGTTTGGCCTCAAAAACCTACTGTGTGGCTGTTTTATCTGCTGCTGGCAGGTCTGCTCTAGTGGTCAAAACGATGGTCTTCATGCTCTTTCTATTCTTATGTCATCTTTTATTACGTGTCTCCGcttctgtatatttttaatttatgacaGAAGttcttgtttggctttttagtggTGAAGGATTTGGTTGCAGATGTTCCAGAGCGTCCCTTGGTGCTGACCCTTGTTTCCTGAATTGTAGGAAGACACTCGATCACAGTCACCACTCTCACCTCAGCTGGGAACATCGGGGAGGATGGAATCCTGAGCTGCACTTTTGAACCTGACATCAAACTCTCTGATATCGTGATACAGTGGCTGAAGGAAGGTGTTACGGGCTTGGTCCACGAGTTCAAAAAAGGCAAAGATGACCTGTCAGACCAGGATGAGATGTTCAGAGGCCGGACAGCAGTGTTTGCTGATCAAGTGATAGTTGGCAATGCCTCTCTGAGGCTGAAAAATGTGCAACTCACAGATGCTGGTACATATAAATGTTACATCATCACTTCTAAAGGCAAGGGGAATGCTAAACTCGAGTATAAAACTGGAGGTAAGTTACTttgaagagagggaaagaaggtaCCAGAAGATATTCGAGACTAGAGAGTGAATTGCTGATGAAATGTCATGCTCATGGTTAATTTATACCAAAGACCATCCCAATTTTGCTAGCAGCTATACTTTCTGCCCAAGATCCCACCGACTCcaaaataatattctataatCTAGGATTTAAAATCATTTGCTGACGACTCTGTCCTCTTCTGAATTCTTTATATGTTCCCAAAAACATTTTACCTATACTTTTCTCTCCATCAGGAGgcttctgttctttctctcttgtgCTAGTCCCAGGTCTTGCCAGTGAGAGAAGCTGCTAGTCTGGCCTGAGATTTTTCTGTGCTAAGTAGGCCCCAGCCCAAGTCTGAAATCAGTACCTCCAGTGTAACGCATTATAGAAGTTCAAAGGAAAATGAACCAAACAATACTGTCCTATAAACTCGCTAATCCTCCAATGAAATCCACACTTCCTTACCAACTAAATTTAATGTATGTTCTCTGAATTTATGTACAAGGGACTCAGATAATGTAAGGAGTAAAAAGATGATTAAGAAAACacaaactttcctttaaaaagacacatgcatgttcattgcagcactattcacaatagccaagacatggaaacaaccaaaatgtccatcaacagatgattggattaggaagatgtggtatatatacacaatggaatactactcagccataaaaaagaacaaaataatgccatttgcagcaacatggatggaactagagactctcatactgagtgaagtaagtcagaaagagaaagacaaataccatatgatatcacttatatctggaatctaatatagggcacaaatgaaccttttccacagaaaagaaactcatgaacttggggAATAGACCTGTGGctgacaagggggagggagtggggtggattgggagcttggggttaatggatgcaaactactgcctttggaatggatgagcaatgagatcctgctgtgtagcactgggaactgtgtctagtcacttatgatggagcatgataatgtgagaaaatagaatgcgtacatgtatgtgtaactgggtcaccatgctatccagtggaaaaaaaaattgtattggggaaataattttaaaaattaaatttaaaaaagaatactccaaataaatgaatatacaaataaaattttaaaaataaaatagtgcccaaaggaaaaaaagaaaacaaaggtgaTTGTCCTCCTTCTGTAGAGCTCATAGTGTAGATAGAGTTACAGAGCTGAGGATTAGGGCAGAGATAAGAAACATATGTAAATATCTATAACAATTGGTAAGGTGTAGTAAATGctttaagagaaaagaggaatCGAGTGATTTGGGGATTCCGCAGAAGAGAGAGATCATGCATGGGGAGGAAAGCGATAGGAAAGCTCCCATGGAGAGAGTCTGACATTTAAGAAGAGCCTTGAAGGATAAGCAGAAAAGTATCCTGAGACCTCCTAGCCTAACCCAGTCTGCACAGGCCTTTCTTGGACCCCTCGTACCACGTGCACATGATGGTCCAAAGCACAGATCGAAAGCAGAACTGGGCACATAAGTGGCCTGGCCAAGGCAACCTcactgagcctcagcttcttcatcttaaaATGGGGGTTAAGAGTCATGTCAAAGGAACGCTGGAGCTGACTGAAGGGGCTTCCAATGGCAAAACTGGAACCACTTAACAAAATAAACAATGTAGTATTAAATTTtaactaagtataaaataaatgcccAAGTCCATACTTATATGAGGGAGATGAAACAAACCTTCTCCATAGATGAATTCCAGATAATATATTTGGATCTCTTCTCCAGGAGGTAGAGCTTAGAACACCCCCTCTCCTTGACCACCACTCTTAGGGTGCATTAGACTTCGTACAGTCCGGCTTCCAAAGAAACCTGGCAAATGCAGCCTCAGTCAGGTGATCAAAGTTAACATCTTCAGTGATGAATCATGTTTTTAGCATGTACTCTCTGAAACGACAGGATGAGAAGGGCTCTTTAATTTCTACAGTTTTCCTTTCCAAAACCCATAACCTCAATTTAAGCATGAGAAAAACTTCAGACATTTTCCAGTAGAGgagcattctacaaaatacctggccaatactcctcaaaactgtcaaaatCATGAACTACATGGAAAGAGTGAGAAACTGTCTCAGATGAGAGGAATCCAAAGACATGACAAATAAATGCAATGGGGCATCCTGGATGGAATCCTGGAATAGAAAACGGACATTAGTAGGCAAACTGATAAAGTCTGGAGTTTACCTACCAATGCTAGCTTctcagttttgacaaatatatcatGGTTATTTAAGATGTTAATATTAGGGAGAAATGGAGAAGTGTACATaagaactctctgtactatcttgGCAATGTtgctgtaaatctaaaattattccaaaattaaaagcttattttttaatgggCACAATAATAGATACCCTTAGGAGTGTTGTGAGGAACAAATAATGTCCAGAATTTGGTCCTTCAGTAAGTGGTGGTTCGTTGCCTTATACACGCAGTTTCCCACAGCATCTCCCAGAAGCTGGTTCCATGCCTGCTCCAAGTATGTGAGTCTCGTCTCCTCTGCTAGGCAGCAGGTTCTCTAAGGACATGGCAAAGGCTTTCTTCCTACCCCTCACTCAGCACTAGCACAGTCCTTGGCAAAGGAAGATgctaaataagttaatttgtatctttcCATTGtggcataataaatattttataggcCAAAGTCCAGGCCTTAACATTTTCTACAGGTGTCCCTCTGCCTAGACAGATGAGGAAGTTGGTCTTAATTTCAAGATGTATCTGCCTCCCACGTGAGGAGCAttatcttagaagaaaacaaatgccTGTCTTTATCCATGGATACCAGGTCTGGGCAGTCTCTACTCAAGCAGCCTCCAGGTCCCCATGATGACAGGGCCTAGGTATGGAATTTCTGTAGGTGACAGGTGAATgctgtttgtttcttccttctcccttcccacccTAACTTTACCTATAGGcagaaaaagacatgaaattCAGGAGGCTTCATAGGTGCCTGGGAAAATACCCAATTTCCCAAATGgataaattttttgtgtgtgatcaCTAGGACTCCCCTTACTTGGAAAAATTTATTTGTTGCAAGTTATACCTAGAACTTAGGTCCTGGGAGTTTGCCATAGTGGCCAAAGTGTTATGACATGTAGCAATACTATGAGCAAAtcattttttgcatctataataCAATAGGCCATACACAGACAGCCAACTGGGAAAGTTCTGAGTCACTTTAATGTGTCCTTAAGACTTAGCACGTCAAAAGCTATATTGTCCTACCTGTCTGACCGTGATATCTGCCCTTTTGACCTTCCACCCTGCAGCCTTCAGCATCCCAGAGGTGAATGTGGACTCTAACGCCAGCTCAGAGAGCTTACGATGTGAGGCTCCCCGATGGTTTCCCCAGCCTACGGTGGTCTGGGCATCCCAGGTTGACCAGGGAGCCAACTTCTCAGAAGTATCCAACACCAGCTTTGAGCTGAACCCTGAGAATGTCACCATGAAGGTTGTGTCCGTGCTCTACAACGTCACAATCAACACCACATACTCCTGTATGATTGAAAACGACATTGCCAAAGCCACAGGGGATATCAGAGTGACAGGTGAGTTCCTTCACATTTTCGTTGTGGAGTTACTGGGGTGAGAATCAAATGTAAATTCAAATCTAACTTCTCTACAGATACATTATGTACCAGGGCACACACAGCTTCAGAGAGGCCTCAATCACAATTCCAGTTGGGACTGCTTTATTcaagaaaactaatacaaaacAATATTTATAGCATGTGGGTCAGAGGTGGCAATTAGTCCTCATCTTGTATGCCTTCTTACTGCCTGGAGGGCAGTGTTTGGATTCTGAGGCCCTAACTCACTAGGACTGCTTTGGTTAAGCAGGGAAGAAGTAACAATTATTTGACATCTTTAGCTGCAGATCCATATCTCAAGTTCCCCCCAAACTGGGTTTGGTTCTGTCCTGACTTTGAGAAGTCTTTGGATTTGAAGACCAAAGGTCTCAGAATCTACCTTAGTCTGATTCACTCCTCCTGAAACAGGTTCATGATCCTACCAATACTGACCCAAGATTAATCTGAAAGCTCTAGACTGAGCCCGCCTCCCAGGGTGAGACCAGGAGCCAGGGAGGCCCAGCATCCTAGTCTCCCTGCAGTGCTTAGTATATTGCAAAACTTAGGGGTGACCTAGTGTCAAGAAAATGCATAGACCTAATTATGAATTTTAAGACCATCCCCCCTGGGGTTAAATGGAATTCAAGATGCTGGGGAAGGAGGTGTCAGGAGATCTGCTGTCTCATATCAAGCTTAATACCAAGCAGAATACTTTGTGTCTTTTAAGTGCcctataaatgtttgttgaatttaaCTAAATAAATCATAGTTTCATtggctattttttaattaaaatttatatacatgaaaaggtatcctatagaatgggagaaaatatttgcaaatcatgtatttaATTAGGGATTCAtttccagaatacataaagaacttctATAGTTCAAcgacaaaaaagtcaaaaaacccAACAACGAAAAAGTCAAATAACACAATTTAACAAGTCAAATAACCCAGTAGCAAAGGActtaagcagacatttctccaaagaatatatacaaatggctGATAAGTatatgaaaggatgctcaacatccctaatcattagagaaatgcaaatggaaaccgCAGTATCACCTCCTACCCATTAGAATGGCttccaacaacagcaaaacagaaaataacgTGTTgatgaggatgaaaagaaattagaacccttGAGCATGTTGGTGAgactgtaaaatggtgcaactactacagaaaacagtatgagaggttcctcaaaaacaggactaccatatgccatagctgtcccatttctgtgtattttgtccaaaagaattgaaagcagtgTCTCAAAGctatatttgtacacccatgttcacagcagcattaatCAACAGCCAAGAGCAGGAAGCAGccccaatgtccatcaagagatgaatggtaaagaagatatggaatatacacacaacggaatattattcagcctcaaaaaggaaggaaatcctttCACATGCCACAATGTGGAtgaattttcaggacattatgcTACgtaaaataaaccagtcacagaaaggcaaattctacttatatgaggttATCTAAAGTAGTCAAGTTAATAGAAATTAGAATGGCAGCTACCAGGAGCTGGGGGCAAGGGGAAGCTTAGGGAGTTGTTGTTTATGGGTTTAAAGTTTCagatttgcaaaatgaaaaagtttcgAAGTTTTtttcacaacaatgtgaatatacttaatactaCTAAAATATACGCTTAAAAATACTTAAGATagtaattttatgtgtttttttacaataaaaaagtgtctaataaaaaaatcatatatatgagaAAGAGCTCTTCCACTACCCTGTGGAACAAATTGGTGACTGTACCAGTTAGAACATTTTTAGTtgcctataatggaaaacaaaaccaactcaAGCCAAAGCTAAAAGGGGGAATTTATCAAAACGGTATTAGGATGGCTCATGAAACCAAGGACAGGAAGTATAATATAGCTTCAGGAATAGCTGGAATCAAGAACATAAATTGCATTAGgattctttgtcttt encodes the following:
- the VTCN1 gene encoding V-set domain-containing T-cell activation inhibitor 1 isoform X2, whose translation is MASLGQVVFWSIISIIIILAGAIAFIIGFGISGRHSITVTTLTSAGNIGEDGILSCTFEPDIKLSDIVIQWLKEGVTGLVHEFKKGKDDLSDQDEMFRGRTAVFADQVIVGNASLRLKNVQLTDAGTYKCYIITSKGKGNAKLEYKTGAFSIPEVNVDSNASSESLRCEAPRWFPQPTVVWASQVDQGANFSEVSNTSFELNPENVTMKVVSVLYNVTINTTYSCMIENDIAKATGDIRVTDSEIKRQSHLQLLNSKASLCLSSFVAISWVLLPLCPYLMLK
- the VTCN1 gene encoding V-set domain-containing T-cell activation inhibitor 1 isoform X1, which encodes MGSVIALKESFFSAMRIRRNGKYSIISIIIILAGAIAFIIGFGISGRHSITVTTLTSAGNIGEDGILSCTFEPDIKLSDIVIQWLKEGVTGLVHEFKKGKDDLSDQDEMFRGRTAVFADQVIVGNASLRLKNVQLTDAGTYKCYIITSKGKGNAKLEYKTGAFSIPEVNVDSNASSESLRCEAPRWFPQPTVVWASQVDQGANFSEVSNTSFELNPENVTMKVVSVLYNVTINTTYSCMIENDIAKATGDIRVTDSEIKRQSHLQLLNSKASLCLSSFVAISWVLLPLCPYLMLK
- the VTCN1 gene encoding V-set domain-containing T-cell activation inhibitor 1 isoform X3, whose protein sequence is MPCLLLHEALLASSLFWLEPLHLSSVLVFQWLKEGVTGLVHEFKKGKDDLSDQDEMFRGRTAVFADQVIVGNASLRLKNVQLTDAGTYKCYIITSKGKGNAKLEYKTGAFSIPEVNVDSNASSESLRCEAPRWFPQPTVVWASQVDQGANFSEVSNTSFELNPENVTMKVVSVLYNVTINTTYSCMIENDIAKATGDIRVTDSEIKRQSHLQLLNSKASLCLSSFVAISWVLLPLCPYLMLK
- the VTCN1 gene encoding V-set domain-containing T-cell activation inhibitor 1 isoform X4, encoding MFRGRTAVFADQVIVGNASLRLKNVQLTDAGTYKCYIITSKGKGNAKLEYKTGAFSIPEVNVDSNASSESLRCEAPRWFPQPTVVWASQVDQGANFSEVSNTSFELNPENVTMKVVSVLYNVTINTTYSCMIENDIAKATGDIRVTDSEIKRQSHLQLLNSKASLCLSSFVAISWVLLPLCPYLMLK